The stretch of DNA GGAGGCAGCAAAAATAGGAACCTTTAGCCCTGCCCGGCGGGCCCCGGTAATCCATTCAGCACCGGCGGGCATGGTATCAATCAGGAATATGGAGTCGTAGCCCAGGATTTGCCACTTGCTCAGCAGGTTATTCCACTCATTGATTCCGCCGGAAACAGCCAGCCTGTCGGCAATTTTCATCCCCCTTGCATGTACTTCGTCCTCAAAGGCATTGGCCAGGCTTCGGCCATATGAACCATCGGCGTAGCAAATCACGGTTCGTTTAAACCCCTGGTCGAGCATGGTTCGGGCCGCCAGTATGCCAAAATCGTCAACACCCGGCAGGGTACTGAAAACCGTATGATACCGGTTCAACTGTGGGGAAACCTCGGAGGGTACAATCATCACCAAGCCTGCACGGTCGTAAATAGCGGCGACCTGGGTGCTGATATAGGACTGGCGGTGGCCGATCACAGCCACTACCTCTTTGTTTTCAGCCAAGGACTGGGCAATGGCCATGCCCCGGGTGACATCCCCCTGGTCATCCTTCACTTCAATGCTTATTTTTCTGCCCATAAGGATACCGGAAGCGTTCACCTCATCCACTGCCATTTGAACGGCATTTTTTAGTTGCAGTCCTTCCGGGTCACTGAAACTGCCGGCCAATCCTATGACTACTTGTTGTTCTGCACCGGCCATCGCCGGTTGAGCAGTCTTCACAGGAACAATTAAATCCAAGTGTTTCCAAAACGGCAGTGAAAAGGATACTGCCAGGATACAAATGAAAGATGAAACAAATGCCAGTTTAAAGGTTTGTTGGTTGGTCAGCAAATTCTTGCCGGTCTCCTTGAACAGGGTGGTAAAATATCCATTGTATTCGGGAGATAAAAACCAGGTATGACTTGCCAGCAGCAGGATTAACCCGATCACAAATGGGTTAATTCCCGATGCTTCCGAAAGAGGCAAAAACAAAATCAAGCTCACCAGCAGGGCTGGTAAAGCCGGTAAAACAAAACGAAGCAGCTTCATCCAAATCACGGTTACAGCCAAAAACAAAAGGATGCTGTCCAACAGGAACCCCAGCAAAGGACTGAGTTTATCGGCCAGAAGTGCCGGCAAACCGCTGGTAAACAGAGCAGACCCAAAGCCAACCAGAGCGCCGAAGGAGATAAACACATTCCAGTTAATCTCTGTCCGGATGGATTGATCGTCCAGCACTGCACTGCCGTAGAGAAGCAAAAAGCTCACCAGACAAATGGCCGCCCCGCTGATCCCGTGCCAGTGATAGCTCAGGAGTCCCAGAAAGGCAAACAGCAAAGCCAGAAGGGTGATTTTCTCCTGCCTGGTGATGGGACCTAAAATGATTAACTGGTCTTCGATAACCGTGTGATCCAGTTGAAAGGGCTCCTTGGAACGGAAAAACAGCAGAATAGTGAGGTAAGACAATGGCAGGAAAACCAAGCTCAGGGGTAATGCCGCCTGCAGCCATAAGGCATATGTTACCTCTCCCCTTACTTCCACCGGCAGCAATTGATATACAAAGAGGCAGGCAACCGCCCCGCTTAAGACCATGAAGGACAATTGTCCGAAACCCAGCAGGGTTGAAAACGCCAGGCCCAGGGCACCGGCGCTGACATTTTGCAGGCGCAGGGTATCCAAATAGGAACGAAGCATGCGGGAGCCCAGGGAAACCCGTTCATTGGTAAAGGAGAGGAAGGGCGTTATCAGCAGGCCTGCCAGCACCCAGCCCAAAGTCTGACCGACGTAGCCGGTGGGAAAGCGGCTAATTACTATTAAAACCAGGCGGTAAATCAACCCGGTTTTGACCACGGCAGCAGAAACGGCAAAAAGTCCCAGGAGCATGAACAGAGATGGACTGGTAAAACCGGATAACACTGTCTCCGGTCTGCTGGCACGCAAAAAGATGGCCAGCAAAGGCATGGCGCAGGAGATCATGTGAAAGGAAAAGACGTTAAAGGACCACAGGATAGCCCCACCAAAAAGAATGTCCAGCAGTATCCGCTGGGAGCGGTTGAATCCCTGAGATTCAAGCAACAGATTCAGCAGCAGACTCCCCAGAATGGCCAGGATCACGCTCAGCAGCTGTTGCTTATTTAGTTTTGCTCTGAGAACCGGGATAGCACGGTCCTTATCCGGTTGAGAAATCAACGTTTCCGGAGCCGGTATGTCCACAACGCATTGGGGTTCCCCCTTTACCGGTTCCTGTTCTTCGCTTCCCTTCTTCTTATTGGCCTGTTCCTTGTTTACCTGGGCCAGCCTTCTGGCTAAGATACCCGCAAACTGAACCGCCAGTGAGTTCTGATTTCTGAGCAGTTCATCAAAATTATCCTTGGAGAGCCTTAAAACCACAACATCGGTGACCGCCTGAATACCTGCGGACCTGGGTTCGCCGGTGAGCAGGGACATCTCACCAAAACATTCCCTTTCTCCCAGAACCGCCAGTTCTCTTGTTTGACTCCCTTCCTCAAGAAAAACCTTGACCTTGCCCCGGGCCAGAATGTATAAGGAATCACCGAACTCTCCCTGTTGAAATAAAATATCTCCGGTTTTATAATGTACTTCCTCCACCACCGGCACCAGCTTGGCCAGATTCATTCTGTCCAAACCGGAAAACAACGGGATATCCAGCAACTTTAACTTATCCAAACCAACACTGTTTACAGTCATGACGCCCTCTCCCACTGGCAAATCTACTTATTGAAGCAAAAATATTTCCTAAATGGCCCTGATCTAAAAAAATTGTAGCATTTGTTTATAAAGTTTTGGTAAACGTAATCTAAACGAAACTTAAATTTTATAAACAAATTCTTAATTCAGGTGGGGTTTTAACCCCATCTGAATCTTAGAATTTGTTATCCAGGAGCTTAGCGCCGCTCGCGTGCCCGGAGGGTATATCTCCCGCTTGGAGAAGCGGGAGTATTAGTGGCGGTTAGCTATCGGATAAATTTTGTTTAAATTGAATACAAAAATTAAAAGCCTTCACCGGTTAATCGGTAAAAGCTTTTTTGAACAGCCGGATTTAAGGTGAAACTAAGGAAATGTTAATTTTTGTCGACAATCTATAAACACGGCTTTACTTTTCTTTGCTGTTATGCAACTTATAACCTATTCCCCTCACTGTAATGATATACCGGGGTTGGGAGGGGTTCTGCTCAATTTTTTTACGCAGCCTGTTAATATGAACCATCAGCGTCCTGTTATCGGTATTATCATTGAACTTCCACACCAGTTCCAGCAAATGGTCATATTTAAAAATCCGGTTGGGATTTTGAGCAAGTAACACGAGAAGTTCAAACTCTTTATTGGTCAGTGTGATCGGGGAACCGTCAACCAAAACGGTACGGTTGTTCAAGTCTATTTCCAGACCGGGAAAATGAAGTAATTGACTTTTCTCAGGAGGTTCGCAGTTTGAGCTTGGCAGGAAATGGCGGCGTAAGTTTGCCCTTACCCGGGCAATCATTTCGTTTGGGTTGAATGGTTTGATTATATAGTCATCTCCACCTACCCCGAGACCCAGTACAATATCTGATGAGTCGTTTTTGGAGGTGAGAAAGATGATGGGAACGTCACTCTCCTTGCGTACTTCACGACAAACTTCAATCCCGTCCAGGCCAGGCATAAGTATGTCCAGGATAATCAAGTTGGGTCTATGTGTCCGAAGCAGATCAAAAACCTTATAGCCATCCTCGGCCGTGATTACCTGAAAGCCGTTTTTGACCAGATGATGGCTGGCTAATTTTCTTACTACGGCTTCATCATCAACCACCAAAATTTTTTCTCCGGCCATATTACTCCCTTCTTTTTTATGTTTTTTTATAATAATACTGCCAAAATAATGTTTATCCTGCAATATATGCGCATTTTTTATTCATATTGTTTATATAACCGGTTAAATATTTAATAAAAGTTTATTATGCGTTTATAAATAATTTAGAAACAGTTGCTATAATATTTATTGAAGTGAGAATAGGTCATATAAAATTGGTTTTGTTAGATAGGAGGTAAGTCAAGGTGAGCCAGGAAGATATGCCGGTGATCCCGCGGGACCTCAAGGAAAAAATTGTTCAGAAAGCCCGGGAAGATGAAACTTTCAAGAATCAACTTCTGACTAATCCACATAAAGCAATTGCCCGGTTGGGTACCCATATTTCGAAAGAGGTTGAAGTTAAGGTGATGGAGGAATCAGCCAGAGTAGCCTATCTTGTTCTTCCCGTCTTACCGGAAGAAATGCTCGATGAAGAGTTGGACATGGTTGCCGGCGGTATTTGTTTTATCTATAGCGAAAGCAATTCGAATCTTTCAGATCCTTGAATGGTAAGGAGAATACAATGTTCGAAAACACATCATCACCCACACCCGGAAGAACGCCTGGCGGATCGGAAAAACCTACAGATTCTGCTAACATGGCAAATAAAAAAATTGGAAGATTGAAATGGCCGCTGGCCCTGGTACTATTCACGTTGGTGCAGTTGGCGGTCATGGCGGGGCTGTTCAATCGGGTGGAATTGGCTATGTACGACGCCTGGTTTCGGCTGCAGGGGGTGCGGGATCCCGGGGAGCGGGTAGTTATCGTGGCCATGGACGAGGCCTCCATCCAGAAAATCGGACCCCTGCCCTGGCCCCGTTCCACCCACGCCAGGCTGTTGGAAGCATTGAGTGAAGCCCGGGTGGTGGGGTTTGACCTTGTGTTCGACGTACCCACAGATCCGACAGAGGACGAAGCCTTGGGAATCGCCATAGCGGAACACGGCCGGGTGATACTGGCCAGCCAGTTTGCTTTTGAGCGTGAACCCAACGGCGAAGTGGCGCAAGTATTCCAGCCGCCCTGCCCCGAAATCATGGCCGGTGTTGCCGGGCTTGGTTTTGTGAATATGCCCACCGATCCCGACCAGGTGGTGCGCCGGGTTACCACCGTGGACGTGAACACTTTTGAAGTACCTTTTCCCTCTCTGAACCTGGCGGTGACCATGGCAGCGCTGGGAATGGATCACACACAACTGGAAGTGTCACCCCGCCGATTGGTTTTCGGGGAGCGGGAAATACCATTGGACGAAATGAACCGGGCCATGCCCTGTTTCTGGGGTTCCCAAGGAGCCTTTAAAACTTACAGTTGCGCAGATGTTTTAAACGGTGTGTTGTCGCCGGACACTTTTAAAGACCGTATCGTGCTCATTGGCCCTACTGCTTCCGCAGAAAAGGATAATTATCCCACACCATATACCGGCTCCAACATGGTGCTAAGCGGCGCTTTGCCCACCCCGGGTGTGGAGATTCACGCTTCGGCGGTGCAGAGTTTCCTGGACGGGCGCTGGTACCGCGAAGTCTCTTCGGTGCTCAACCTGGCTTTTCTTTTATTGGCGGGCATGTTGACAGTGCTAGTGGTTTCAGGACGTGGCCCCTGGGTTGGGCTCGGCGGCACCCTGTCGGTCCTTTTGGCCGTGTCCGGGACGTCGTTTGGCCTTTGGTGGTATGCCCGCCTGTGGCTTAATGTTGCCGCGCCGGTGGTACTGGTGTTTATGACTTACGCTGCGCTTACAGCAGCCGATTTCATCCAGGCCGAGATGGGCCGCCGCCGCACCAGGGCCATGTTTAGCCGTTATGTATCGCCCGACGTGGTTGAGGAATTAATGGAAAGCCCCGCTGAAGTGATGCTGGGCGGCCGCCGCCAGTCCCTGACGGTTATGTTTTGCGATATACGCGGCTTTACATCCTACAGCGAAAACAAACCCCCGGAGGAAGTGGTCAGCCGGCTGAACGAATACCTTACTGCCATGACCCGGGTTATTTTCAATCACGGCGGGACCCTGGACAAGTACCTGGGGGACGGCCTGATGGCTATTTTTGGCGCCCCGGTTTATTACCCGGACCATGTGCAGCGGGCCATTATGGCTGCTGTGGATATCCAAAAAGAAATCAACATTCTGAACAGAAAATGGGTGGAGCAGGGTCAGCAGCCGCTGAACATCGGAGTTGGAATCAACTCCGGCAGCGTGCTGGTGGGTAACGTGGGCAGCCCCGAACGCATGGACTACACAGTTATAGGCGAAGACGTCAACCTGGCTTCACGGGTGGAGGGGTTGACCAAAACTTTCGAAACCCTGATCGTTATTAGTGAACGTTCCAAACACATGTTGGATGAGGCTGATGGCAATTCGGTACCGGAATTGAGCTACCTGGGCCATGCCCAAGTTAAAGGCTTTACTGAGCCGGTTGGAGTGTATACCATTTGATAGCGTTCCGGTGCTTTTATATTATTATTGTTTAAAGTTGGTATCTTTATCGGGAAGGGGATTTAACCGATGAATCTTTTTGCCTGGCTTCTGGTGGGGCACCTGGTGGGCGATTACCTGCTGCAGAACCGCTGGATGGCGGAGGGCAAGACAACCCGATGGGCGCCGCTGCTGGTGCATTCAACGGTATACACACTGGCGGTGGCCCTGCCGGCGGTGGCGGCCGGCGGGCTTAGCTGGCGTGGAATATTACTGGTATTCCTGGCCCACCTGGTGCTGGACCGCCGTGGTTTCGTGCATTTCTGGACCGAAAGGGTAACTGGTTCCGCTAATGTACCCTGGCTGGTAATCATGGCGGATCAGGCCTGGCATATATTAGTGCTATCCCTGGCCACATTAGTTTAAAAATTTCCGGTGCATTTCCGGGAAGACACGATAGGGATATTCTTTGGCATTTATCCCACCAACAAGGCGTCAAAGCTTGACCCCATTGTTGCGTTGCTGACTTTCACCCTTAAGAACGATGCGCTGCCAAACGCAGAAAACACCCCGGAAGAAAAACTTCCGGGGTTAAATAATAGAATAATACTCATCACCGTAAGGGCGGCTCTATAGCAATTTGGCCCATGGTACAACTGCACCCGCCTGCAACCATATCCAGTGCTCCGTCGGCTAATACTTCCTGGCTCATCGGCAATACAAGGTAGGCCAGTTTTGGTGTTTCTTCAACTACTTTAATATCAATTTCCTTTGGGATTTCAACCCCGAACTGGGCAATGGTCTTGTGGGGATCAGACATCAATTCCTTTTTAAACCCCTCGTCTTCCCCGGCTTTTTTAATGATTTGTTCTTCAATTTCCCTCCGTGTCAAATTTTTGTTGCTGTTCGTTTCCATAGCCTCATCACCTCCTTTTTAAGTTGATCACCAGATCCATAGAATTTTGTTTAAACAAAATAACCTATGTAACAAAACTCTATGATCATTAAAAAAATATAACATTTGTTTATAAATTTTTGGTAAACGCGTTTTAAACACAACTTAAATTTTTATAAATTTTTTACAACATATAAAGAGAACGTTCCCAAAGGAACAAGCCTCTTGTTTTCGGCAAGGCCATCTGACATGTCTTTTACAACTGGCTCTTTTCATGAAAATATAGTGTTTTTATATATTGTTCAAGATGATCATCTAAAGGATTGCATTTTTTAGGTTGGCCGTTGACTATTTCCGAGTAGCCACAGCCTCCCATGCAAATGGGCAGCCTTTTGCATTCCGGGCAGTGGTCATTGGTAAAGGGTTCCCATAACAGCCAGCGAATTTCGTGCATCCGCTGGCTGTTGCTGCGGGCCTTAAAATTAGTGATATTACCCACACTGGCTTCCTTTCGGCCGGTTTCTTTCCAGCACTTATACAGATCTCCATCCGGGGAAATGATATATGCATCCGGGCTGCAGGCACCACAGGCAAAAGTTAGTGAGGGATAATAACGCGCTTTATCAATATTAAACTGTTTTTGCAGTAAAGATTTATGAAATTCTATTTTCAGGTCTCTCGCCTGTTCCAAGGTCAAAGTACTGCATTGATAATTATGGCACCCGGGTGTATCCGCATAAACAAAGCCCTGATAGATATGAACATTTTTAAGATTATTGCTGTAAAGAATATCCAGTAATTTATCAGTATCATGCACATTTGATTTATCTGTATTGATCCTGATCGTCACATCAAATCCTTCTTCCGCCAGTAGTTTTATACCCTGCAGGATGCGGTCGAAGGTAGGTTTATGACTTCCCTTGAGCATTCTGCGCCGGTTATGCACCTCCGGCGGGCCGTCCAGGGTAATTTGCAGGGAAGTGATTTTGCTGTCTTTCAGCCTTTGTATAATTTTTGGATCATGGGCAATCAGGTAGCCGTTGGTAACCATCTTGGCATAGTAGGCTATGTTATTTTGAGCGGCGATATCAATCATTTTTTTTGATAATGTATAGATTAAATCTTTTTCCAGCAGCGGCTCGCCGCCATACCAAAAAATATGTAAAGAGTCTAATTTATTTGCTCTATCGGTTATGAACTCAAGCAAAGCCTGCTGCACAGTTTCAGACATCCCCTTATCGTACCGGGGTTCTTCTCCCTCGCCGGGATGCTGAAAACAGTAGATGCAGTCGAAATTGCACCGCATGGTCGGAACAATGGTTATGGGTAACTTGCTGCGGTTGTATTTGCTGCTGTTATACATTTTTTTTAAGATTAACAGCTCGTCAACAACGTCATCAATCACAAAACCCCCTTGCTTCATGCGGTCAATAAACTGCTTCCCCCGGGGTGAGAGCGAGTTATAGTCAATCCGGTCGGCACTCAACAAATCAATGCAGGTCTTTTCAGTTTCCACCAGCCCGCCGGTCATGCTGTTATAAATGATCATGTTGTCAGAGTTTTCGGCAGGCCAGATAAAGTTGTATCTGGAAGGTTTCATCTTTTGCCTCCTTAAATTGGGTAATATATAATTAAATTTCCTTTACGGATTGCATAAAAACCACCGAATCTATAGCGGCCGGCCTGCCCGGCTTGTTCGGACTGCAATGTTTTTCAAAAAATCTGATTAAGTGCTGGTT from Desulfoscipio gibsoniae DSM 7213 encodes:
- a CDS encoding DUF3307 domain-containing protein; the protein is MNLFAWLLVGHLVGDYLLQNRWMAEGKTTRWAPLLVHSTVYTLAVALPAVAAGGLSWRGILLVFLAHLVLDRRGFVHFWTERVTGSANVPWLVIMADQAWHILVLSLATLV
- a CDS encoding radical SAM/SPASM domain-containing protein, coding for MKPSRYNFIWPAENSDNMIIYNSMTGGLVETEKTCIDLLSADRIDYNSLSPRGKQFIDRMKQGGFVIDDVVDELLILKKMYNSSKYNRSKLPITIVPTMRCNFDCIYCFQHPGEGEEPRYDKGMSETVQQALLEFITDRANKLDSLHIFWYGGEPLLEKDLIYTLSKKMIDIAAQNNIAYYAKMVTNGYLIAHDPKIIQRLKDSKITSLQITLDGPPEVHNRRRMLKGSHKPTFDRILQGIKLLAEEGFDVTIRINTDKSNVHDTDKLLDILYSNNLKNVHIYQGFVYADTPGCHNYQCSTLTLEQARDLKIEFHKSLLQKQFNIDKARYYPSLTFACGACSPDAYIISPDGDLYKCWKETGRKEASVGNITNFKARSNSQRMHEIRWLLWEPFTNDHCPECKRLPICMGGCGYSEIVNGQPKKCNPLDDHLEQYIKTLYFHEKSQL
- a CDS encoding SLC13 family permease; the encoded protein is MTVNSVGLDKLKLLDIPLFSGLDRMNLAKLVPVVEEVHYKTGDILFQQGEFGDSLYILARGKVKVFLEEGSQTRELAVLGERECFGEMSLLTGEPRSAGIQAVTDVVVLRLSKDNFDELLRNQNSLAVQFAGILARRLAQVNKEQANKKKGSEEQEPVKGEPQCVVDIPAPETLISQPDKDRAIPVLRAKLNKQQLLSVILAILGSLLLNLLLESQGFNRSQRILLDILFGGAILWSFNVFSFHMISCAMPLLAIFLRASRPETVLSGFTSPSLFMLLGLFAVSAAVVKTGLIYRLVLIVISRFPTGYVGQTLGWVLAGLLITPFLSFTNERVSLGSRMLRSYLDTLRLQNVSAGALGLAFSTLLGFGQLSFMVLSGAVACLFVYQLLPVEVRGEVTYALWLQAALPLSLVFLPLSYLTILLFFRSKEPFQLDHTVIEDQLIILGPITRQEKITLLALLFAFLGLLSYHWHGISGAAICLVSFLLLYGSAVLDDQSIRTEINWNVFISFGALVGFGSALFTSGLPALLADKLSPLLGFLLDSILLFLAVTVIWMKLLRFVLPALPALLVSLILFLPLSEASGINPFVIGLILLLASHTWFLSPEYNGYFTTLFKETGKNLLTNQQTFKLAFVSSFICILAVSFSLPFWKHLDLIVPVKTAQPAMAGAEQQVVIGLAGSFSDPEGLQLKNAVQMAVDEVNASGILMGRKISIEVKDDQGDVTRGMAIAQSLAENKEVVAVIGHRQSYISTQVAAIYDRAGLVMIVPSEVSPQLNRYHTVFSTLPGVDDFGILAARTMLDQGFKRTVICYADGSYGRSLANAFEDEVHARGMKIADRLAVSGGINEWNNLLSKWQILGYDSIFLIDTMPAGAEWITGARRAGLKVPIFAASGLDAEELPRLAGSAAEGTTIFSIFNPGENHPEVEKFIRDYQVKFGADPGVPAAQGYDAVKILVEAMKGTAAAEPAQIAAKLRQMKEYHGITGTHSFTEDGRVAGKEIVVKKVREGKITCP
- a CDS encoding response regulator transcription factor; the encoded protein is MAGEKILVVDDEAVVRKLASHHLVKNGFQVITAEDGYKVFDLLRTHRPNLIILDILMPGLDGIEVCREVRKESDVPIIFLTSKNDSSDIVLGLGVGGDDYIIKPFNPNEMIARVRANLRRHFLPSSNCEPPEKSQLLHFPGLEIDLNNRTVLVDGSPITLTNKEFELLVLLAQNPNRIFKYDHLLELVWKFNDNTDNRTLMVHINRLRKKIEQNPSQPRYIITVRGIGYKLHNSKEK
- a CDS encoding NHLP leader peptide family RiPP precursor → METNSNKNLTRREIEEQIIKKAGEDEGFKKELMSDPHKTIAQFGVEIPKEIDIKVVEETPKLAYLVLPMSQEVLADGALDMVAGGCSCTMGQIAIEPPLR
- a CDS encoding CHASE2 domain-containing protein is translated as MFENTSSPTPGRTPGGSEKPTDSANMANKKIGRLKWPLALVLFTLVQLAVMAGLFNRVELAMYDAWFRLQGVRDPGERVVIVAMDEASIQKIGPLPWPRSTHARLLEALSEARVVGFDLVFDVPTDPTEDEALGIAIAEHGRVILASQFAFEREPNGEVAQVFQPPCPEIMAGVAGLGFVNMPTDPDQVVRRVTTVDVNTFEVPFPSLNLAVTMAALGMDHTQLEVSPRRLVFGEREIPLDEMNRAMPCFWGSQGAFKTYSCADVLNGVLSPDTFKDRIVLIGPTASAEKDNYPTPYTGSNMVLSGALPTPGVEIHASAVQSFLDGRWYREVSSVLNLAFLLLAGMLTVLVVSGRGPWVGLGGTLSVLLAVSGTSFGLWWYARLWLNVAAPVVLVFMTYAALTAADFIQAEMGRRRTRAMFSRYVSPDVVEELMESPAEVMLGGRRQSLTVMFCDIRGFTSYSENKPPEEVVSRLNEYLTAMTRVIFNHGGTLDKYLGDGLMAIFGAPVYYPDHVQRAIMAAVDIQKEINILNRKWVEQGQQPLNIGVGINSGSVLVGNVGSPERMDYTVIGEDVNLASRVEGLTKTFETLIVISERSKHMLDEADGNSVPELSYLGHAQVKGFTEPVGVYTI
- a CDS encoding NHLP leader peptide family RiPP precursor, yielding MSQEDMPVIPRDLKEKIVQKAREDETFKNQLLTNPHKAIARLGTHISKEVEVKVMEESARVAYLVLPVLPEEMLDEELDMVAGGICFIYSESNSNLSDP